ACAATTTCTATCGTAAAGGTGTTATGAGTTTTTGGCAACAATACAAAAGGAATTGTCTTAAAACGACAATTCCTCAGTTTATGATAAACATCAACAATATAAGCCCTAGGTTACTTATTTGTTAATGATTAAACCCTTATCTCTATTTTCTCCTCATGCTCATAAAGTATAGTTGTTAACTGTTGTCAGTTTGTGAAAACGCTTTTAAATTGTCTAGATTTTTAAAAAAAGTTAGATTATACTGTAAACAGGAGGGGTGTTAATGAACCAATTTGAAGAAAGTGTCCAAAGTAAACGAAACGACGCTGTCGATTCTGCCGTAGGATTTGGTGTTTCATTTGGCTTTTTCACTGCCTTATTTGTTATTGCAACTGTGATTCACTACTTGGGTTCGTAAAATTGCTTCAAGGCTGCTTCTTAGCAGTCTTTTTCAGTTCGTTTTTCTTACTATAGACTATGGAAGTTGCTGCGAAAACGTTCCTGACTTTTTTGTAAATTCATACATTACCCCACCATCTTCATCCGTTCGGTAAATGTACACCCCGTAGCTTTTCAGAAGCTCTAATATTTCTTGATGGGGATGACCATAACGATTTTTTTGCCCCGCTGAAACAAGCGCTACTTTAGGGTTTAAATGTTGAACAAACTCTTCTGAAGTTGAGGTTTTACTGCCATGATGACCCACTTTTAATACATCTGCTTTAAGGTTGGGAAAGTCTTTCAATATTCTTTGTTCTCCTTCCTTTTCTAAATCTCCGGTGAATAGCCATCTTAAATTTCCTAACTTAGCGTCTATTACAATTGAGCCGTTGTTGCTCGTTTCTTCGAAACCTGTCGGAGAAATAACCTGAAATAAGACACCTCCTTCTTGCCAGCTATCTCCTTGTTGAACAATTTGAACAGGCACGCTTTGTTTTTGAGCAGCGATCACCAAGCCAGTCTCTACGTCATTTAATTCGGCTTTTTTTCCAAGCACCAGCTCTCCGACAGCCACTTGTGAAAATAAATGTTGTGCCGCCCCTGCGTGATCATAATCGCCGTGTGTGATAATCATTTTATCTACCTTTGTCATTCCTTTTGAATGCAAAAAGGGAACAAGTACGTCTTCTCCCACGTCAAAAGAAGAACGGCGTTTTTGCCATGGTTCTTTTGGAAATGAAACGGTTCCTCCGGTATCGATCATATACACGCCTTTTCGATAAGGAAGCTCAATGATAAAGCAGTCTCCTTGTCCTACATCGACCATTGTGACCGTTCCT
The genomic region above belongs to Priestia megaterium and contains:
- a CDS encoding YqzM family protein, coding for MNQFEESVQSKRNDAVDSAVGFGVSFGFFTALFVIATVIHYLGS